The Acidiferrobacter thiooxydans sequence AGGATGGGGCGTAGGGCCACATCCGCGACCGGATCGGCCGGCACCTCGATCACGATCCCCGTCAGCACGCGGCGCCCGAACGGGACGCGGACACGGACGCCGGGCGCGAGTGGCCGCTCGTGCTCATAGTCAAAACTCCGCCGCAGCGGAACCGGCAGACCTACGCGAATCGCGACCATGTCATCGCCCCTCGCCCCTCCTGGTTCACGGCCGGCAACGCAAATTGCTTGCGATTCCGACGCTAAGCGGCTGGATAAAAAAGCAATTCCGCCTTACCCACAAACTCTGTGGATAACTATGTTGAAAAGCGGAGGGAAGTTCTCCGCCCTTGGCCTGATTGCTGATTCCGCTTTAAACTGATGAAAAATTAAGCGGCCTATATTTTTTATTATCTTTCAATGTGTTACCTAAACCCATAGGAAATCTTCCGGGTCATCAATGCAACAGTCTCCAAGGGGCTTGACACACAGCCGAAATGTGAATAACCAACGGGATGCATCAGCAAAAACTGAAATAAGACCGCCCTAAAAAGGGCCCGGCTGCCCATTTCGGGGGCACCCGCCGGGCGCCGGGCAGCGAGGGGCTCAGGGATACGGGCGCGCGCTTGGCGCGTGCACGGTATCGATGCAGAGGCCCACCTGCTCCGGGTCGACGTCCGGCCGTACGCCATGGCCGAGGTTGAAGACGTGCCCCGGGCCCTCGCCGAAGTCGGCAAGCACCGCACGGACCTCGGCCGCGAGCCGCTCGGGAGGGGCATAGAGGGCCATGGGATCGAGATTCCCTTGCAACGCCACCCTATCTCCTGTGGCCGCGCGGGCGGCGGCGAGCGACGTCATCCAATCGATCCCCACGGCATCACAACCGGTCTCGACCAGGGCCGGCAGCCAACACCCGCCGCCCTTCGTGAACACCACCACCGGCACGCTCGCGCCGTCGCGCCGACGGCTCAGGCCGTCCACGATGCGCGCCATGGGATCGCGCGAATACCGCAGAAAATGATGGGCCGCGAGGCTCCCTCCCCAGGTGTCGAAGATCATGACCGCCTGCGCCCCGGCCTCGATCTGGGCATTCAGATAGGCGGTAACCGCCTCCGTGAGTACCGCAAGCAGGGCCGTAAGCGTGGCCGGATCGGAGAACAGCAGACCCTTTACGCGCCGGAAGTCGTCGCTCGCCTGGCCCTCCACCATATAAGTCGCGAGCGTCCAGGGAGACCCCGAGAACCCGATCAGCGGGCACAGACCGGCAAGCTCGCGTCGCACACGGCTTACGGTGTCGAGCACATAGCGCAGGCCGACGGTGGGATCGGGGGCGCGCAGGCGCGCCACGTCGTGGGGATCGCGGATCGGCCGCTCGAACCGTGGACCCTCGCCCTCCACAAACGACAGGCCAAGCCCCATGGCATCCGGGACGGTGAGGATGTCGGAAAACAGGATGGCGGCATCGAGGGGGAATCGACGCACCGGCTGCAGGGTCACCTCACAGGCAAGTTCCGGTGTCTGGCACATGGCCAGAAACGACCCGGCGGCCGCACGCAGCGCCCGGTATTCGGGGAGATAGCGGCCGGCCTGGCGCATCAGCCACACCGGCGTCATGTCCACCGGCAGGCGCATGAGCGCCCGGAGCAGGCGATTGCCGCGGTTCGAGGGTGCGCCGAGATCCGTCATGACGCGAGATAGTCCAATATGCCTTCGGCGGCCTGACGCCCCTCGTACACGGCCGTGACCACCAGATCCGACCCGCGTACCGCATCCCCGCCCGCAAACACCTTGGCGCGTGTCGTTTGATGGCGATAGCGACCGTCCGCCGGCGCCGTGATGCGGCCGGCGGCATCCATCTCTATGCCGGACTCGGCAAGCCAGGCTGGGGGGCTCGGGCGGAAACCGAACGCCACGATGACATCGTCTGCCGGGATCAGCTGCTCGCTGCCGGCCACCGGTTCCGGGCGCCTGCGGCCACGCGCGTCGGGTTCGCCGAGCCGGGTCTCGACCACGCGCACCCCCTCGACCCGCCCCTGGCCCACGATCTCCACCGGGGCACGATTCCACACGAATCGCACCCCCTCCTCCTTGGCATTTGCGACCTCGCGCCGTGATCCGGGCATATTGGCCTCGTCGCGCCGATAGACGCAGGTCACCGAGGCCGCGCCCTGGCGTATCGCGGTGCGGTTACAATCCATGCCGGTATCGCCACCCCCGAGCACCACGACCCGCCGGCCCTTCAAATCGACATAAGGGGCCTCACCCTCGGGGAACGCGAGATCACGACGCGTCACCGCGGCCAGATAGGGGAGCGCCTTGTGGACCCCCGGCAGATCCTCGCCCGGGAACCCCCCCTCGATGTAGGTGTAGGTGCCCACACCCACGAATACCGCGTCGTAGTCCCGCAACAGGTCGGCGAACGGCAGGTCCTCGCCGACGCGGGTATTCAGCACGAATTCGATACCCATGCCCTCGAACACCGAGCGGCGCACGCGCATGACCGTCTTTTCGAGCTTGAAGCCCGGGATGCCGAAGGTGAGTAGCCCGCCGATCTCCGGGTTGCGATCGTAGACCACCGCCTTCACGCCGTTGCGCGCCAGCACGTCGGCGCAGGCAAGGCCCGCGGGTCCGGCCCCGACGATGGCGACGCGCCGTCCGGTGGCCACCACCTGGCTCATGTCCGGGCGCCAGCCCCGGGCATAGGCCTCGGTGAAGATGTACTTCTCGATCGAGCCTATGGTGACCGCGCCAAATCCATCGTTCAGCGTGCAGGCCCCCTCGCACAGGCGGTCCTGCGGACACACCCGCCCACAGACTTCGGGGAGACTGTTAGTCTGGTGGAGAAGCTCAACGGCCTCGAAGATATTGTCCTCGGCGATCAACTTCAGCCAGTTGGGAATATAGTTGTGCACCGGACAACGCCATTCACAGTAGGGGTTGCCGCACCCGAGACAACGGCCGGCCTGCTCGGCGGCCTTGTTGGCATCGAAGCCCCCATAGATCTCGCGGAAGTCGTGGATACGCACAACCACGTCCTTCTTGACGGGATCGGTACGCGGCTTGTCCAGAAACTGAAAGACGTTGGCCATTAATGGCTCTCCACGAGCAGGGTATCGATGCGCACCGCCTTGGGCTTTACGAGCCACATGTGCCCGGCCGTCTCCGACCAACCCATGAGCAGGGCGCGTGCATGGGCGCTACCGGTCGCCTCCCCGTACTCGCTCACGCGATCGCGCAGGAACGCCTGATAGGCGTCCATGGATTCGCCGGTAATGCGATGAATATCGATAAGTTCGTGGTTGTACCGATCGACGAAGACCCCGGCCTTGTCGTAGACGAACGCGAACCCCCCCGTCATGCCGGCCCCGAAGTTCAGGCCGGTCTCGCCCAGCACGATGACGCAGCCGCCGGTCATATACTCACAGCCATGGTCTCCGACCCCCTCGACGATCGCGAGCGCGCCGCCATTGCGAACCGCAAAGCGCTCGCCCGCGAGCCCGGCCGCATAAAGCGTCCCGCCGGTCGCCCCGTACAAGCAGGTATTGCCGATGATGGCAGCCTTATCGCTCGCGAACCGTGAGTCGCGCGGCGGGTAGATCACGATTCGCCCGCCGGCCATACCCTTGCCGACGTAGTCATTAGCGTCGCCCTCGAGCTCGACGGAAAGGCCAGGGGCATTGAAGGCCGCCAAGCTCTGGCCGGCCGAGCCCTGCAGTCGGAGCGTGACCGTACCGTCCGCCAGACCCTTGGCCCCGAACCGTCGCGCGATCTCGCCGGAGAGCCGTGCGCCGATCGAGCGGTGCACATTGCGGATCGCATAGGTGAGGACCACGGACTCACGGGTGGTCAGTGCCGGCAGGGCGTCCTCCATGATGCGCAAGGCAAGCTCGCCCTTATCGAATGGCGGGTTACGTTCCGTCAGGCAGTGCTGCGGCCGGCCGCGTTCGATACCGGCGTCCGAGATGATATCGGTGAGGCGCAGGGCCTTTTGGCGGGGCGTCAATCCCGGCAGGACCGTCAGGAAATCGGTGCGCCCGATGACATCGTCGAGGCGCGACACCCCAAGGAACGCCAGCCACTCGCGCACCTCCTCGGCGATGAACCGGAAGTAATTCATCACCATCTCCGGCAAACCCCGGAAATGCGCCTCGCGTAGGCGCTTATCCTGGGTGGCGATACCCGTCGCGCAGTTGTTCAAGTGACAGATACGCAGGTACTTGCACCCCAGCGCCACCATCGGCCCGGTGCCGAATCCGAAGCTCTCGGCCCCGAGGATCGCGGCCTTGACGACATCCAGGCCGGTCTTCAGGCCACCATCGGTCTGCAGGATCACCTTGTCGCGCAGGCCGTTGGCACGCAGGGTCTGGTGGGCCTCGCTCAAGCCGAGCTCCCAGGGGGTGCCGGCGTACTTCACCGACGTAAGCGGGCTTGCCCCGGTCCCGCCATCGTAACCGGAGATCGTGATATGGTCGGCATAGGCCTTGGCGACGCCCGCCGCGATCGTGCCCACACCGGGCCCGGACACGAGCTTCACCGAGACCCGCGCCGTCGGGTTCACCTGCTTCAAATCGAAGATGAGCTGTGCCAGGTCCTCGATGGAGTAGATGTCGTGATGCGGCGGCGGCGAGATCAGGGCCACACCCGGCTTCGAGCAGCGCAGACGCGCGATCATCTCATTGACCTTGTGGCCCGGCAGCTGTCCCCCCTCGCCGGGCTTGGCCCCTTGCGCGATCTTGATCTGCAGCATGTCGGCGTGAACCAGATAGTGCGGCGTCACGCCAAACCGCCCGGAGGCGATCTGCTTGATCTTCGAGGTCTTGACCGTGCCGTAGCGTGCCGGATCCTCGCCGCCCTCACCGGAGTTCGAGCGTCCCCCAAGGGTATTCATGGCGATCGCCAGGGCCTCGTGCGCCTCCGGCGAAAGCGCGCCGAGGCTCATGCCCGCCGAATCGAAGCGCTTGTAGAGGGCGGTCGCGGGCTCGACATCCCCCACGGGGATGGCGGCGCGATCGGCGCGCAAGGCGAGCAGGTCCCGGATCATGGCCGGCTTACGCCCGTTCACAAGTCCGGCATAGACCTTGTAGGCCCCGTAATCGCCGGAACGTACCGCGTCCTGCAGGGCCTGCACCACATCCGGGTTGTAGGCGTGGTACTCGCCACCGTGGATGTATTTCAGCAACCCCCCTTGGCGGATGGGCTTGCGGCTACTGAATGCCTCATCGGCCAATATCTCGGCATCGCGCGCGAAATCCGTGAAGGTGCTACCGCCTATGCGGCTCGCGGTCCCGCGAAAACACAAATCCACGACCTCGTCGGCGAGCCCTATCGCCTCGAAGAGCTGGGCGCCGCGATAGCTTGCGATCGTCGAAATACCCATCTTCGACATGATCTTCAGAAGACCCTTGTTGATCCCCTTGCGATAATTCTTGACGGCATGGGCCTCGTCTTGCGAGCGGATCTCGCCGCTGCGTACCAGATCGGCGATCACCTCATAGGCGAGATAAGGAAACACCGCGGTGGCCCCATACCCGATGAGGCATGCGAAGTGGTGCGGGTCGCGCGCGCTGCCGGTTTCCACAACGATGTTGGCCTGACAGCGTAAGCCGGATGTGACCAGCGCGTGGTGCACCGCACCCACGGCGAACAGTGCATGGATCGGCAGGCGGCCACGGGTGACATCGCGATCCGACAACACAATGACGACCACACCGCGTCGCACCGCGGCCACGGCGTCGTCGATGAGTGCCCGCAGCGCCGCCTCAAGGGTCGTAGTCCCCGCCTCATAGTGCAGATCGAGACGCGCGACGCGGTAGGCCGGGTCGTCCTGCGTGACAAGTCGCGCGAACTTGCAGCGGCTCAAGACCGGCGAGGCCACCTCGAGACGCGCGGCATGATCGGCGGTCTCCTCGAAGAGGTTACGTTCCGGCCCGAAGCTTGTGTTCAAGGACATCACGACCGCCTCGCGCAACGGGTCGATCGGTGGATTCGTGACCTGCGCGAACTGCTGGCGGAAATAATCGTACAGGGAACGCACCGCGGTCGACAGGACCGCCATGGGCGCATCGTCCCCCATCGAACCCGTAGCCTCCTGGCCATCCTCGGCGAGCACCCGGATGATCTGGTCGCGCTCCTCGAAGGTCACCTGAAAGAGCTTCTGATGCACGGCGATGTCGATCGCCGAACCCTGGGCGTCGTGGGGATTAAGCGTCCCTTCCAGGTGCCGGGTGCGCGCATCCAGCCATTTCCGATAGGGTTGGCGGGAGGCCAGACGCGCATCGATCTCCGCCGGCAAGAGCAGCGCGCCAGTTTCGGTATCGACCGACAAAAGTTCGCCCGGCCGCAATCGGCCCTTGGCGACCACGTCGCGGCTCGCATAGGGATGCACGCCGGTCTCGGAGGCTATGGTGATGTGCCGGTCGCTGGTGATCACCCAGCGCGCCGGACGCAGGCCGTTACGATCCATCACGCACGAGGCGTAGCGCCCATCCGTAAACACGATTCCCGCAGGGCCGTCCCACGGCTCCATATGCATCGCGTGATACTCATAGAACGCGCGCAGATCGGGGTCCATGTGCGGGATGTTCTGCCACGCGGGCGGGATCAGTAGCCGCATGGCCCGGAAATAGTCGGCGCCGCCCGCGAGCAGGGCCTCGAGCATGTTATCGAGGCTCATGGAGTCGGATCCCGATTGCGAAACCAGGGGGCGCGCCTCGCTCATATCGATGCGACGGGATGACAAGGTGTATCCGCGCGCCAACGCCCACGAGCGATTGCCCTGCACGGTGTTGATCTCGCCATTGTGGGCGAGATGGCGAAACGGCTGCGCGAGCCGCCATTGCGGCCAGGTATTGGTCGAGAATCGCTGATGGAACAGACAGATCGCCGAGGCGAAGTCGGGGGCCTTGAGGTCGGGATAGAAGACCGACAGATAGGCCGGCATGACCAGCCCTTTATACGACAGCAGGCGTGTCGACAGACTGGCGACGTAGAAATCTGCATCGCTCGGTTCCAGGCGCTGCTCGCAGCGACGGTGCACGAGATAGAGCTTGGCATCCGCCAGTCCGGCATCGGACTCGGGATTGGCGACGAATATCTGCTCGATGCGGGGCATGGTCTGGCGCGCTTCGGCACCCAGCGCCGAGGGGTCGGTAGGGACCGTACGAAACCCCAGGACCGGAAAACCGGCGCGCTCGCATTCCTCGCGCAATACTGTGCGCGCGGTATGCGCCTTGCCCTCATCTGCGGCCAAAAACACCATGCCGACGGCAAAGCGCGCGGGAAGCTCCATGCCCTGCTCGGCGGCCACACGTCGCAGGAAGTCTTCCGGGGTCTTTAGCAGCAGACCACAGCCGTCCCCGCTCTTGCCGTCGGCGGCCACCGCCCCGCGGTGGGTAAGGCACGAGAGGGACCCCATTGCGGTCTGCACGATCCACGGGCTCGGGACCCCGTCGAGATGCGCTATGAGGCCAAATCCGCAGGAATCTTTCTCAAATTCGGGCCGATACAGGCCCTTCGGCTGTCGCGATTGCGTCACTGGTCAGGGTCGGTCGAAACCGTCGCAAAAAGGCTAATGAGTATACTGCGAGAAGACTAATCAGTATACTGCCCGGCCCCGCAGATGTCGCAAGGTCCGGCCTGTCACAACAGGGGCGGATCGCCGCGCATCGGCGCTAGGCGCCGGCGTTCAGGAGCGCCATGAGCGCCTCCTCGGGGACGTCATCGGTCAAAAACGCGTCCCCCAGGGCCCGCAACAACACGAATCGTGTCCGCCCGCGAGTGGCCTTTTTGTCTACGGCCATGAGTTCCAAAAAGCGCTGCGGGGCGATGGCGGGCGGCGCAAGCGGCAGGCGCGCCCGCTGAATGAGCGCGCGCAGGCGCTCGCCCTCACCGGCGGCGAGCCACCCCAACCGCTCCGAGAGACGCGCCGCCATCAGCATGCCGGCCGCGACCGCCTCACCGTGCAGCCAGCGCCCGTAGCCCATGGCCCCCTCGATGGCGTGACCGAAGGTGTGACCGAAATTCAACAGGGCCCGGACCCCGGCCTCGCGCTCGTCGGCCATGACCACGCGCGCCTTGTCCCGGCACGAGGTCTCGATGGCATAGGCCAAGGCGCCCGGATCGCGGCGCAGGAGCGCCTCCATGTTCTGCTCGAGCCACTCAAGGAAGGTGCGGTTTCCTATGGCCCCGTATTTGATGACCTCGGCCAGTCCCGCCGACAACTCGCGATCGGGGAGCGTCGCCAAGGTGGCGGTGTCGATGATCACGGCCTTGGGTTGATAAAAGCAGCCGATCATGTTTTTGCCGAGCGCATGGTTCACGCCGGTCTTGCCCCCTACCGAGGAATCCACCTGCGACAACAGGGTGGTCGGGACCTGCACGAACGGTACGCCGCGCTGATAGACGGCGGCGGCAAAGCCTGCGATATCGCCGACCACCCCGCCCCCTAAGGCAAAGATCGTGGTGGCCCGATCACAGCGCGCCTCAAGGAACGCACCCACGACGCGATCGATCGTGCCCAGGGCCTTTTGCGTCTCCCCGTCAGGCAGGATCACAACCGCCGGATCGAAGGGTGCGAGCGCCTCGGTCAATCGCGCGAGATACAGGGGGGCTACGACCTCGTTGGTGACGATCGCCACGCGATCCCCCGAGACCGGTGCCCGCAGCAG is a genomic window containing:
- a CDS encoding FAD-dependent oxidoreductase, encoding MANVFQFLDKPRTDPVKKDVVVRIHDFREIYGGFDANKAAEQAGRCLGCGNPYCEWRCPVHNYIPNWLKLIAEDNIFEAVELLHQTNSLPEVCGRVCPQDRLCEGACTLNDGFGAVTIGSIEKYIFTEAYARGWRPDMSQVVATGRRVAIVGAGPAGLACADVLARNGVKAVVYDRNPEIGGLLTFGIPGFKLEKTVMRVRRSVFEGMGIEFVLNTRVGEDLPFADLLRDYDAVFVGVGTYTYIEGGFPGEDLPGVHKALPYLAAVTRRDLAFPEGEAPYVDLKGRRVVVLGGGDTGMDCNRTAIRQGAASVTCVYRRDEANMPGSRREVANAKEEGVRFVWNRAPVEIVGQGRVEGVRVVETRLGEPDARGRRRPEPVAGSEQLIPADDVIVAFGFRPSPPAWLAESGIEMDAAGRITAPADGRYRHQTTRAKVFAGGDAVRGSDLVVTAVYEGRQAAEGILDYLAS
- the aroB gene encoding 3-dehydroquinate synthase, with the protein product MSTLRLDLPGGGYPIHIGSGVLGSADLLRAPVSGDRVAIVTNEVVAPLYLARLTEALAPFDPAVVILPDGETQKALGTIDRVVGAFLEARCDRATTIFALGGGVVGDIAGFAAAVYQRGVPFVQVPTTLLSQVDSSVGGKTGVNHALGKNMIGCFYQPKAVIIDTATLATLPDRELSAGLAEVIKYGAIGNRTFLEWLEQNMEALLRRDPGALAYAIETSCRDKARVVMADEREAGVRALLNFGHTFGHAIEGAMGYGRWLHGEAVAAGMLMAARLSERLGWLAAGEGERLRALIQRARLPLAPPAIAPQRFLELMAVDKKATRGRTRFVLLRALGDAFLTDDVPEEALMALLNAGA
- the hemE gene encoding uroporphyrinogen decarboxylase — translated: MTDLGAPSNRGNRLLRALMRLPVDMTPVWLMRQAGRYLPEYRALRAAAGSFLAMCQTPELACEVTLQPVRRFPLDAAILFSDILTVPDAMGLGLSFVEGEGPRFERPIRDPHDVARLRAPDPTVGLRYVLDTVSRVRRELAGLCPLIGFSGSPWTLATYMVEGQASDDFRRVKGLLFSDPATLTALLAVLTEAVTAYLNAQIEAGAQAVMIFDTWGGSLAAHHFLRYSRDPMARIVDGLSRRRDGASVPVVVFTKGGGCWLPALVETGCDAVGIDWMTSLAAARAATGDRVALQGNLDPMALYAPPERLAAEVRAVLADFGEGPGHVFNLGHGVRPDVDPEQVGLCIDTVHAPSARPYP
- the gltB gene encoding glutamate synthase large subunit, which gives rise to MTQSRQPKGLYRPEFEKDSCGFGLIAHLDGVPSPWIVQTAMGSLSCLTHRGAVAADGKSGDGCGLLLKTPEDFLRRVAAEQGMELPARFAVGMVFLAADEGKAHTARTVLREECERAGFPVLGFRTVPTDPSALGAEARQTMPRIEQIFVANPESDAGLADAKLYLVHRRCEQRLEPSDADFYVASLSTRLLSYKGLVMPAYLSVFYPDLKAPDFASAICLFHQRFSTNTWPQWRLAQPFRHLAHNGEINTVQGNRSWALARGYTLSSRRIDMSEARPLVSQSGSDSMSLDNMLEALLAGGADYFRAMRLLIPPAWQNIPHMDPDLRAFYEYHAMHMEPWDGPAGIVFTDGRYASCVMDRNGLRPARWVITSDRHITIASETGVHPYASRDVVAKGRLRPGELLSVDTETGALLLPAEIDARLASRQPYRKWLDARTRHLEGTLNPHDAQGSAIDIAVHQKLFQVTFEERDQIIRVLAEDGQEATGSMGDDAPMAVLSTAVRSLYDYFRQQFAQVTNPPIDPLREAVVMSLNTSFGPERNLFEETADHAARLEVASPVLSRCKFARLVTQDDPAYRVARLDLHYEAGTTTLEAALRALIDDAVAAVRRGVVVIVLSDRDVTRGRLPIHALFAVGAVHHALVTSGLRCQANIVVETGSARDPHHFACLIGYGATAVFPYLAYEVIADLVRSGEIRSQDEAHAVKNYRKGINKGLLKIMSKMGISTIASYRGAQLFEAIGLADEVVDLCFRGTASRIGGSTFTDFARDAEILADEAFSSRKPIRQGGLLKYIHGGEYHAYNPDVVQALQDAVRSGDYGAYKVYAGLVNGRKPAMIRDLLALRADRAAIPVGDVEPATALYKRFDSAGMSLGALSPEAHEALAIAMNTLGGRSNSGEGGEDPARYGTVKTSKIKQIASGRFGVTPHYLVHADMLQIKIAQGAKPGEGGQLPGHKVNEMIARLRCSKPGVALISPPPHHDIYSIEDLAQLIFDLKQVNPTARVSVKLVSGPGVGTIAAGVAKAYADHITISGYDGGTGASPLTSVKYAGTPWELGLSEAHQTLRANGLRDKVILQTDGGLKTGLDVVKAAILGAESFGFGTGPMVALGCKYLRICHLNNCATGIATQDKRLREAHFRGLPEMVMNYFRFIAEEVREWLAFLGVSRLDDVIGRTDFLTVLPGLTPRQKALRLTDIISDAGIERGRPQHCLTERNPPFDKGELALRIMEDALPALTTRESVVLTYAIRNVHRSIGARLSGEIARRFGAKGLADGTVTLRLQGSAGQSLAAFNAPGLSVELEGDANDYVGKGMAGGRIVIYPPRDSRFASDKAAIIGNTCLYGATGGTLYAAGLAGERFAVRNGGALAIVEGVGDHGCEYMTGGCVIVLGETGLNFGAGMTGGFAFVYDKAGVFVDRYNHELIDIHRITGESMDAYQAFLRDRVSEYGEATGSAHARALLMGWSETAGHMWLVKPKAVRIDTLLVESH